Genomic DNA from Niabella ginsenosidivorans:
GTTGCTTCTATCTTTTGGTTGTTGCGTACATAAGTATAGGTATTGCGTTTTTTGTCAAATTATATCAATTAATAGCATCGATTGGTCAAAATAAAATTTTTGAGATGACTAACATTAAACGTGTCACATCACTGGGGTGGTTGGCCATACTGATCGGTATTATTACTTACCAGCTGAATTATCTTTTCTTTTACATAAAAAACGCTCCGGGGCTTCAGCATGAAGGTGAGATTTATAAAGCAGAGCTCCCCTGCTGGCCTTTCCTGTTAGGCCTGGTACTGTTAACTGTTGGTTATACTTTTAAAAAAGGATTAGAGCTAAAAGAAGAAAACGATATGACGATATAATCTTTTCCCTGTTTCCTAAATCATTTTAGAATGAAAACAAATACAAAAATGCTTTTAGATATCATGCAGGTGGTTTGCTGGATCCTGTTTATCGGATTGTGCATTCAGGCCGGCACCCTGCTCGTTTCCCTGCTGTTTACTTATTTTGGCAACACGCGGATTGCTGAGCAATTTGCAAAAGACCTTTATTTACCAAAGCTCTATCACTATAGCCCGTTTTATTATATTGCCCTCTGTTCGTTATTATTGGCTATTGCCCTGTTAAAGGCGCATATATTCTACCTGGTTATACAGTTTTTTTCCAGGGTTAATATGGATCACCCTTTTAGCCATCCTGTATCCAATCTCATCTCAAAAGTAGTGCAGACCGCATTCGGTATTGGCATTATCGCGGTTATCGGCAACGTATATAACCAGGCCCTGATGAAAAAAAACATACCCGCCACCTCTTTAAGCTGGCAAAGCTCTGAATTTCTATTCCTGGCCGGGATTTTATTTGTCATCTCTTTAATATTCAAACGGGGAGTAGCGCTACAATCTGAAAACGACTTAACTATATAAAATATGCCGATCATTATTAATCTGGATGTAATGATGGCCCGGCGTAAAATGTCGTTAAACGAGCTGAGCGAAAAAGTGGGGATTACACTTTCCAACCTTTCCATCTTAAAAAACGGGAAAGCAAAAGCCATACGCATTGAAACACTGGAGGCCATTTGCAGGGCACTGGATTGTCAGCCGGGCGATATTCTGGAGTATATAAAAGGGCAACCGGCTTTTGATTGAAACACCGGGTCAAAGTATAATCTTCTCTATCAGCACTATTTTTTTCGAAAAACGCAGTTTTACTAACCATGAAATTTAAAAATCTGATTTTCAAATTTCATGGCTATTCTTTTTAATGAAGTTGCAAGAAATCTCCGGAAATACCCTCCCATACTGCCTTACAGAATCAGATTCATCTAATTCTATGTTGGACGCACTTCATTAAAAAACTCATATCCGATATCCCTCCTGTAATACATATCATCAAAATGAATGTTTTTAAGGAGCGCTTTTGACTGATCAACGGCCGCCTTAACGGTATCGCCAAAAGAAGTAACGCAAAGTACGCGGCCTCCGTTGGTTATTACCTGCCCTTCCTGCTCTTTAGTGCCCGCATGAAACAGGATGGAGTCTCCCATTCGCTGATCAAGCCCGGTAATCTTATATCCTTTTTCATAGTCGCCGGGGTAACCGCCGCTCACGGCCATTATGGTTACCGCTGTCCTGGGGTCTTCTTCAACAGTGATCTCCGAAAGCTTATTTTCAGCAGCAGCCTTACAGATGGTTGCCAGGTCTGTTTTCAGCCGGGGCATTACCACTTCGGTTTCCGGATCGCCCATGCGGCAATTATATTCAATTACAAAAGGATCATCGCCCACTTTTATAAGCCCTATAAAAACAAAACCGGTATAGGCAATACCTTCCTTATGGAGCCCGTTTACCGTGGGCCGGATAATCCGGTCGGTAACTTTTTGCATAAAAGCTGCATCAGCAAAAAGCACAGGGCTTACGGCGCCCATTCCTCCCGTATTCAGCCCGCTGTCCTTTTCACCTATACGTTTATAATCTTTTGCCTGCGGCAGCAATACATATTCTTTTCCATCAGTAACCAGGAACACGCTCATTTCAATACCCGACAGGAATTCCTCTACCACCACTTTCCGGCTGGCTTCACCAAATTTGGATTCCTGTATCATGGCTTCAAACTCGGCCACCGCCTCTTCATTGGTCTGGCAGATCACCACGCCTTTTCCGGCAGCCAGCCCGTCGGCCTTCAGAACAACCGGAAGCGTATGCGCCCCGATATATTCTTTTCCTTCCTCAAAATTAGCTGCTGTAAATTCCTTATAAGCCGCAGTAGGAATATGATGGCGTTCCATAAAAGCTTTGGCAAAGGCTTTGCTGCCTTCCAGCTGTGCCCCCCGCTGCGAAGGGCCTATGAATAACAGGTCTTTTAAAACACTGTCGGCCTTAAAAAAATCCCAGATCCCTTTTACCAGGGGCTCCTCAGGACCTGCCACAACCATTTCAATCCCCTTTTCCTTACAAAATGCCCCGATGCCTTCAAAATCGTTCACCCCCAGGTTCACATTGGTTCCCAAAGCTGCAGTTCCGGGATTGCCCGGCGCAATAAACAGTTCGTGCTGACCACGCATGCTCATATTCCATACAAGGGCATGCTCCCTTCCACCGCTTCCCAAAACAAGTATTTTCATTCCTTTTGTTTTAAATCAACATTTTCAGGCGCGAAAGATAGCCATAAAATGAAAAAAAAAGACGATTCCTGATTTTTCATTACTTTGGCCGATATTTTTTTATTTCAACACTCCTGTATGAAAAATATTGACAAAAAATCCCGGCATCCGCGTGCCCTGTATGTATTGTTTTTTACAGAAATGTGGGAGCGTTTTGGCTTCTATCTTATGGTGGGTATTTTTCTTTTATACCTGAAAGACAGTACCACCAGCGGTGGTGTGGGTTTTACTCCTCAAAAAGCGGCTGACCTGGTAGGCACTTATATTGCCATGGTTTATTTAACCCCCTTTATAGGCGGGCTGATCGCCGACCGGTACCTGGGTTACCGGAAAGCCATTATCCTGGGGGGCTTGCTGTTAGCAGCCGGCTATTTCTGCCTGGCGATCCCCGGAGATAAAGCATTATATGTATCGCTGCCTTTGTTGATGATCGGCAATGGTTTTTTTAAGCCTAACATCAGCACACTGCTGGGCAACATTTATAACCGGGAAGACCTCAAACCCAAAAAGGATGTGGCCTATAATATTTTCTACATGGGCGTAAACATCGGCGCCTTTATCTGCAATTTTGTGGCTGCGCTTATGCGCAACCATTATGGCTGGGGCTATGCCTTTGCCGCTGCAGGTGTAGGTATGGTGATCTCCGTTATCTGGTTTGTTGCCGGGCTGAAGCACGTAAAATCCGGTGACGTCAAAAAGCCAATGGAGGAGGGTGACATTCCGATGCGCAGTATCTTTTTACAGGTGTTCCTGCCGGCAATTATGACCGCAGTCCTGGGCTGGTTTATAAAAAATCTGCTGGGACATACCCTTTTCGGATCCCAATCCAATGACGCCTTTATGTTTGCCTGCGTGCCCATCATTATATTCTTTGTTACCTTGTATGTAAAGGCAAATAAAGAAGACAAAAAAGGGTTAGGCGCCCTGTTCACCTTTTTTATAGGGGCATTTGTTTTCTGGGTTATTTACAACCAGAACAGTACAGGGCTTACGATCTGGGCCGACCAATACACTTCCCGGGAGATGCCCCAGTCGATGGAGAAAATAACAAAGCCCTTTGGTATGCTGGAAACGGTGACTACTACTCCGCACGAGGTACCTCAAACAGACAGCTTGTTGCGCACTATGTCCGATGCTAAAGGAAATGCATTAACCACAACCGGGCCCGATCTGTATTTCAATAACCTGCCAAAGGATCAATGGCCCCCATCCGGCAAACTGAACCTGCTGTCAACAGAGATCTTTCAATCCATCAATCCTTTCTTCATTGTACTGTTTACCCCGCTGGTCATAGGAATGCTGGGCTGGCTGGCGCGCAGAGGCCGGGCGCCCAATACGCCTGTAAAAGCCGGCCTTGGAACATGGATCGCGGGGATATCATCTCTGTTGATGGTGTTTGCCGCCCTGAGCACCAATATTTACCATGATAAAACCTCTGCCTGGTGGGTGGTAGGCACCTACGCCATTTTTACGATCGGGGAACTGTTTGTAAGCCCCGTAGGATTGTCGATGGTTTCCAAGCTGGCACCAGCCCGGCTGACCTCCTTAATGATGGGAGGGTGGTTTATTATTACTTCCATGAGTGGGAAAGTAGCCGGACTGATGGCTACTTTCTGGGATAGCTTTGAAAATAAAAGCAACTATTTTCTGATCCTGGTGGTAGCCGCGTTAATTGCGGGTATTATCATTTTTATTTTAAGCAAACGCATCGCACAGGTCATAAAGGAGAAAACAGGCAGTATTTAAGGACAGGGCCTGCGCTTTATGTATGACAATGCACCATTCATTCTCCTTTCAGAAACATGTAATGAATTTGTTACGTGTTTTTTTATTTTCTAAACAAGCATTCGTTATCTTTCCGGCCTTCAATCAAAACAAAGTATGTCAGAAAAATCATCGTTTAAACCATTTGTACCGGATGAAGCACGGATGGCTGAGTTTACCGTAAAATCTGTTTTAACCGGGGCCGCATTCGGTGTTATTTTTGGTGCTGCTACGGTTTACCTTGCTTTAAAAGCAGGCCTTACCGTTTCTGCGTCTATCCCCATTGCTGTAATTGCCATTACACTGGGCAGAAAGTTCTTAAAAACGACCATTCTGGAAAACAATATTATACAGACCACCGGGTCTGCCGGAGAAAGCATCGCCTCCGGTGTAGTGTTCACATTGCCCGGTTTTTTGTTTTTAAGCGATGGCAGCGGGGAGCACTTTTTTAATTACATCACTATTTTAACACTGGCGATCATTGGAGGCATACTGGGTACGCTGATGATGATTCCCCTGCGGCGGTCCCTGATCGTAAATGAGCACAAGACCCTGCCCTACCCTGAAGGGACCGCCTGCGCAGATGTACTGAAAGCAGGAGAGAAAGGCGGCGATTTTGCAAAAACAGCGTTCTGGGGCCTGGGCTTTGCCTTTGTATATGCCATTCTTCAAAAAATACTGCACGTAATTGCAGAAACACCGGCATTTGTGACCAAACAAACCAATAAGTTTTTCCCATCTGCGAAGATCAGCGGAGAGGTCACGCCTGAATACCTGGGCGTGGGCTATATCATCGGACCAAAAATAGCAGGGGTACTGGTTGCCGGTGGTGTATTGGCCTCGCTGGTATTGATCCCATTGCTTTCAAGCGTTGTTGCTCCTGAACTGATCGCAGCACAGCAGGTAAAATTAGGCTACCTGGCTAATATTGGAGTTGCGGGCGGCAAAGGGGGCTGGGATCCCGTAGCCAAAACATTTGATGATTTTTCATCATCAATCTATTATGCTTATATCCGCCAGATCGGAGCGGGAGCCGTGGCAGCAGGGGGCTTTATTACCCTGCTGAAAACAATCCCTACTATTATCGCCTCTTTCAAAGGAAGCCTGGGCTCAATAAAAGGAAATGCCGCTGCTGCCGCAACAGCAGTAAAAAGAACGGAGCGTGACCTGAGCATGAAGGTGGTGGGACTGGGAAGCCTGGCATTGGTGATCCTGATTGCATTACTGCCGCAGATCCCCGGCAATACCATTTTTCAGAAACTGCTGATCGGCATTCTTGTGGTCATCTTTGGAGCTTTCTTTGTTACGGTATCCTCAAGAATTGTAGGGCTCATCGGTTCCTCCAATAACCCCGTAAGCGGTATGACCATTGCCACCTTAATGGGCACCTGCCTGATCTTTATTGCCGTAGGCTGGAGCGGAAAAGCCTATGAGCCTATGGCATTGGTGGTAGGAGGGCTCATCTGTATTGCGGCTGCTAATGCGGGTGCCACCTCTCAGGATCTGAAAACAGGCTACATAATCGGTGCAACACCCAAATACCAGCAAATGGCTTTGTTTGTAGGTGTTATTGTAGCCTCGATCGTAATCGGGTTAACCGTCAACTTCCTGGACAAACCTACAGCGGCAATGGTGGCAAAAGGCATCACCGGGCATGCTATAGGATCTGAAGCTTATCCAGCTCCCCAGGGCACCTTAATGGCTACACTGGCACGCGGGATCCTGTCTTTTAATCTCGACTGGCAGTTTGTGCTGGTAGGCGTTTTTATTTCGATCGTATTAGAACTGTGCGGTGTTAAATCTTTAAGTTTTGCAGTAGGTGCTTACCTGCCGCTTTCCACCACATTGCCCATTTTTATTGGCGGGCTGGTAAGAGGTGCTGTTGAGCACAAAGCCGGCAAAGCCGCAAATCCTGAAGAAGAAGAATTGGGCCGCGGTAACCTTTTTGCCACCGGGCTGGTGGCGGGTGGTGCCGTGGCAGGTGTTGTCATAGCGATCCTTTCGGGGTTTGACGGGCCGGCAGCAGCATTGAACAAGGTAAACGCAGAGCACGGGCTCACCACTATTTTACACGAAGGCGGCTATTACATACTGGGCGCCCTGGCTTTTGCAGCAATGGCATTTGTTCTCTACCAGGTGGGAGTGTCTAAAAACAAAGAATAGCGCACGCCTTAAGCAGGCTGCTCATTTTGGTAATGTGTTAAAGTCATAAAAGGCTGTCAACGCGCTTTACAGGAATGCATCGCACTCCCTGTAAGCAGCAATCAGTCGTTCCTCTCCTGCCTTTCCGGGTTGTGATATTCCATGCTCCATACCCAGAACACCTTTGTATCCCTTTTCATGCAGCCATTTAAAAATGTTCCTGTAATTAATTTCACCGGTGGTAGGCTCTTTTCTTCCGGGGTTGTCCCCGATCTGTATATACCCTATTTCCTCCCAGGTCTGATTCATATGGACAATAAGGTTCCCTTCATTTTTCTGCATATGATAAATATCATACAGGATCTTGCAGGAAGGGCTGTTTACAGCCTTACAGATCTCATAGGTTTGGGCAGATGTTCTTAAAAAGAGATCCGGGGTATCGCTCAATGCTTCCAGTACCATTACAAGACCGTGGGGTTCAAAAATTTCGGCACCTCTTCTCAACGCCTCCACCACGTTTGCCGTTTGTATAGCTATAGGCAGATCCCGCTGAAAATCACCGGGTACAACCGTTGCCCATTTTGCGTTACAACGTTTGGCCACTTCAACAGACTGGCGGCAGCCTTCGAGGAAGATATCAATATGCTCCTTTTTATTGGCAGCAAGGGTATTGGCACCGTTGCCCCCTTTGGGCACCACAAATACGCCCATACGCATGCCCAGTTTGGCCAGTGTTTCTCCTATTTTAGATTGCATTCCGGGCGTTCTGGAAGCCATTCCGTTATCTTCAATAGACCGGAACCCCTGGTCGTGCATAAATTTTATCTGGTCAATAAAGTCTTTACCGGCGCTATTGGCAAACATCCCCTCATGCGGCGCATAATCCAGGTTAAAGGTTTTACCCGATGCGTCCGGCCTGGCAGACTGTGCCCACAGGCCGGAGCTCATACCCAGGGCTCCTGCAGCTAAAATATGATTCTTTACAAAACTCCTGCGATTCATAATGGCAAAAAATTTCAAACTAAAATAGCAAAGTTTGGCAATTATAAAAAAGAATCAGCGTTTATTTTTACCGGTCAATTTTACAATACTATTAATTGTCAAAATGAAAATTTATTTATCTTCGGCAGAATGAAACAGATGATTGCTGCGCTTTTGAGCATTAGTATTGCCACTCTGAACGCTCAGGAGAAAAAAGACACGGATTTCAAAAAGTATGAACAGACGATCCCGGGGTCCGATGTTAAATTTACAATGATCCCTATTCCCGCAGGAACCTTTACAATAGGGCG
This window encodes:
- a CDS encoding DUF2975 domain-containing protein, coding for MVVAYISIGIAFFVKLYQLIASIGQNKIFEMTNIKRVTSLGWLAILIGIITYQLNYLFFYIKNAPGLQHEGEIYKAELPCWPFLLGLVLLTVGYTFKKGLELKEENDMTI
- a CDS encoding DUF2975 domain-containing protein, which encodes MKTNTKMLLDIMQVVCWILFIGLCIQAGTLLVSLLFTYFGNTRIAEQFAKDLYLPKLYHYSPFYYIALCSLLLAIALLKAHIFYLVIQFFSRVNMDHPFSHPVSNLISKVVQTAFGIGIIAVIGNVYNQALMKKNIPATSLSWQSSEFLFLAGILFVISLIFKRGVALQSENDLTI
- a CDS encoding helix-turn-helix domain-containing protein yields the protein MPIIINLDVMMARRKMSLNELSEKVGITLSNLSILKNGKAKAIRIETLEAICRALDCQPGDILEYIKGQPAFD
- the purD gene encoding phosphoribosylamine--glycine ligase, translating into MKILVLGSGGREHALVWNMSMRGQHELFIAPGNPGTAALGTNVNLGVNDFEGIGAFCKEKGIEMVVAGPEEPLVKGIWDFFKADSVLKDLLFIGPSQRGAQLEGSKAFAKAFMERHHIPTAAYKEFTAANFEEGKEYIGAHTLPVVLKADGLAAGKGVVICQTNEEAVAEFEAMIQESKFGEASRKVVVEEFLSGIEMSVFLVTDGKEYVLLPQAKDYKRIGEKDSGLNTGGMGAVSPVLFADAAFMQKVTDRIIRPTVNGLHKEGIAYTGFVFIGLIKVGDDPFVIEYNCRMGDPETEVVMPRLKTDLATICKAAAENKLSEITVEEDPRTAVTIMAVSGGYPGDYEKGYKITGLDQRMGDSILFHAGTKEQEGQVITNGGRVLCVTSFGDTVKAAVDQSKALLKNIHFDDMYYRRDIGYEFFNEVRPT
- a CDS encoding peptide MFS transporter, whose translation is MKNIDKKSRHPRALYVLFFTEMWERFGFYLMVGIFLLYLKDSTTSGGVGFTPQKAADLVGTYIAMVYLTPFIGGLIADRYLGYRKAIILGGLLLAAGYFCLAIPGDKALYVSLPLLMIGNGFFKPNISTLLGNIYNREDLKPKKDVAYNIFYMGVNIGAFICNFVAALMRNHYGWGYAFAAAGVGMVISVIWFVAGLKHVKSGDVKKPMEEGDIPMRSIFLQVFLPAIMTAVLGWFIKNLLGHTLFGSQSNDAFMFACVPIIIFFVTLYVKANKEDKKGLGALFTFFIGAFVFWVIYNQNSTGLTIWADQYTSREMPQSMEKITKPFGMLETVTTTPHEVPQTDSLLRTMSDAKGNALTTTGPDLYFNNLPKDQWPPSGKLNLLSTEIFQSINPFFIVLFTPLVIGMLGWLARRGRAPNTPVKAGLGTWIAGISSLLMVFAALSTNIYHDKTSAWWVVGTYAIFTIGELFVSPVGLSMVSKLAPARLTSLMMGGWFIITSMSGKVAGLMATFWDSFENKSNYFLILVVAALIAGIIIFILSKRIAQVIKEKTGSI
- a CDS encoding OPT family oligopeptide transporter, whose protein sequence is MSEKSSFKPFVPDEARMAEFTVKSVLTGAAFGVIFGAATVYLALKAGLTVSASIPIAVIAITLGRKFLKTTILENNIIQTTGSAGESIASGVVFTLPGFLFLSDGSGEHFFNYITILTLAIIGGILGTLMMIPLRRSLIVNEHKTLPYPEGTACADVLKAGEKGGDFAKTAFWGLGFAFVYAILQKILHVIAETPAFVTKQTNKFFPSAKISGEVTPEYLGVGYIIGPKIAGVLVAGGVLASLVLIPLLSSVVAPELIAAQQVKLGYLANIGVAGGKGGWDPVAKTFDDFSSSIYYAYIRQIGAGAVAAGGFITLLKTIPTIIASFKGSLGSIKGNAAAAATAVKRTERDLSMKVVGLGSLALVILIALLPQIPGNTIFQKLLIGILVVIFGAFFVTVSSRIVGLIGSSNNPVSGMTIATLMGTCLIFIAVGWSGKAYEPMALVVGGLICIAAANAGATSQDLKTGYIIGATPKYQQMALFVGVIVASIVIGLTVNFLDKPTAAMVAKGITGHAIGSEAYPAPQGTLMATLARGILSFNLDWQFVLVGVFISIVLELCGVKSLSFAVGAYLPLSTTLPIFIGGLVRGAVEHKAGKAANPEEEELGRGNLFATGLVAGGAVAGVVIAILSGFDGPAAALNKVNAEHGLTTILHEGGYYILGALAFAAMAFVLYQVGVSKNKE
- a CDS encoding hydroxypyruvate isomerase family protein, which encodes MNRRSFVKNHILAAGALGMSSGLWAQSARPDASGKTFNLDYAPHEGMFANSAGKDFIDQIKFMHDQGFRSIEDNGMASRTPGMQSKIGETLAKLGMRMGVFVVPKGGNGANTLAANKKEHIDIFLEGCRQSVEVAKRCNAKWATVVPGDFQRDLPIAIQTANVVEALRRGAEIFEPHGLVMVLEALSDTPDLFLRTSAQTYEICKAVNSPSCKILYDIYHMQKNEGNLIVHMNQTWEEIGYIQIGDNPGRKEPTTGEINYRNIFKWLHEKGYKGVLGMEHGISQPGKAGEERLIAAYRECDAFL